The Polymorphobacter megasporae genome window below encodes:
- a CDS encoding TIGR01244 family sulfur transferase, translating into MFIRLTEAVSVAGQIAPDDLAAAAAAGFTHVVNNRPDGEEYGQPASAEMHAAATAAGLGYTAIPVDHRGFDMGQVAAMAAALDASAGPVLAFCRSGTRSANLWALAEAKRGGDPDAIIAAAASGRYDVSGLRATLVSLSGA; encoded by the coding sequence ATGTTCATCCGCCTCACCGAAGCCGTCTCCGTCGCCGGGCAGATCGCCCCCGACGACCTCGCCGCCGCAGCCGCCGCGGGGTTCACCCACGTCGTCAACAACCGTCCCGACGGCGAGGAGTACGGCCAGCCCGCATCGGCCGAGATGCACGCCGCGGCGACGGCGGCAGGGCTCGGCTACACCGCGATCCCGGTCGACCATCGCGGCTTCGACATGGGGCAGGTCGCGGCGATGGCGGCGGCGCTCGATGCCTCCGCCGGCCCGGTCCTCGCCTTCTGCCGCTCGGGGACGCGATCGGCGAACCTGTGGGCGCTCGCCGAGGCGAAGCGCGGCGGCGACCCCGACGCGATCATCGCCGCCGCAGCGAGCGGGCGTTACGACGTCTCGGGCCTTCGCGCGACGCTGGTCAGCCTGTCCGGCGCATGA